A part of Aspergillus flavus chromosome 1, complete sequence genomic DNA contains:
- a CDS encoding stress responsive A/B barrel domain protein (conserved hypothetical protein) yields MTLIHIVLFKFRSDVSEEHKKTFVTELKKLKKLSCVKAGRLIVGGPSVTDPIDRSKGFQIALVSYHESQAALAEYQASQEHHWVTSTYMFPYKEDLVRFDFEVDPEDEDMCQFPLLV; encoded by the exons ATGACTCTTATCCACATCG TGCTGTTCAAGTTCCGTTCCGATGTCAGCGAGGAGCACAAGAAGACCTTCGTTACAGAACTGAAGAAGCTTAAGAAACTCTCCTGCGTTAAAGCGGGAAGACTCATCGTCGGGGGTCCCAGCGTCACCGACCCTATTGATCGCAGCAAAGGATTCCAGATTGCTCTCGTGAGCTACCACGAAAGCCAGGCCGCTTTAGCTGAATATCAGGCTAGTCAGGAGCATCACTG GGTGACTTCAACATACATGTTTCCCTATAAGGAGGATCTAGTGCGGTTTGATTTCGAGGTAGATccggaggatgaggatatgtGCCAATTTCCTTTGTTAGTGTAG
- a CDS encoding putative sugar transporter has protein sequence MSSPAENEKNSEILLPSSEHIQNSSDPSPHAALNKEACIRYERDRASSGGKFFKSFGWMGDLPEWKVGGEKLKGRALNWSIGFIASCGFLMFGYDQGVLSALLTLDSFQEVLPLMTPRDKSNDLCWLDNPTNTIPNPTYCTGDANTQAAGVAIYQIGCWMGSLVILAYGERWGRKSSTFWGSLIMIIGTIMQAACFDYGLFVAGRVVGGIGNGMVTSTIPTWQSECARPHQRGVLIMLSGALISAGVMIAYWVDYGFYFLTGSVRWRFPLMFQSFFTIIVMIGLLYLPDSPRWLTMQGRHAEARDVTARLVGKAEDHPDVEEELRSINEALEVQSRGGSFKYRELLTNGPSQNLRRSTLAMVSQFFQQMCGINLVTYYATAIFENSLGFGPEMARLLAACNGTEYFMASLIALPLIERTGRRKLMIIGASGMMVSMAILAGTVSTGEIMENGAPKLETQYGVTATVFLFVFNSFFAIGWLGMTWLYPAEITNLRIRIQANALSTSSNWMSNFLIVMITPPAFANLGYQTYIIFAVFNAALIPCVYLFFPETKGRTLEELDVVFASANAQGISPVKQSLQMPKLAGDSLDRELARYFGTSSDEETSREK, from the exons ATGTCAAGTCCGGCAGAGAACGAGAAGAACTCAGAGATATTGCTCCCCAGTTCCGAACATATTCAGAACTCATCCGACCCATCACCTCATGCCGCTCTGAACAAGGAAGCATGTATACGTTATGAGCGTGACCGAGCGAGCTCTGGGGGTAAGTTCTTCAAAAGCTTTGGATGGATGGGCGACTTGCCCGAATGGAAAGTCGGCGGTGAAAAGCTCAAGGGCAGAGCCCTGAACTGGTCCATTGGGTTCATCGCTAGCTGCGGGTTCCTTATGTTTGGCTACGATCAGGGTGTACTGAGTGCCCTGCTCACCCTTGATTCCTTTCAGGAGGTTCTCCCGCTCATGACCCCTCGCGACAAATCAAATGATCTTTGTTGGCTGGATAATCCGACCAACACCATTCCCAATCCTACGTACTGCACAGGTGATGCAAACACCCAGGCAGCAGGAGTCGCGATATACCAGATCGGATGCTGGATGGGTTCACTCGTAATTCTAGCTTATGGTGAACGGTGGGGACGAAAGTCGAGTACATTCTGGGGCTCTTTAATTATGATCATTGGGACAATTATGCAGGCGGCGTGCTTCGACTACGGCTTGTTCGTGGCAGGTCGTGTTGTTGGAGGTATTGGGAACGGAATGGTAACATCTA CAATCCCAACATGGCAGTCCGAATGTGCCCGACCGCACCAACGAGGTGTCCTGATCATGCTCTCAGGGGCTCTTATATCTGCCGGTGTTATGATCGCATACTGGGTGGATTACGGATTCTACTTCCTGACTGGTTCTGTTCGCTGGAGGTTCCCACTGATGTTCCAATCtttctttactattattGTCATGATCGGCTTACTTTATCTTCCCGATTCCCCAAGATGGCTCACCATGCAGGGACGCCATGCTGAGGCTCGCGATGTCACTGCTCGACTTGTGGGCAAGGCAGAAGACCACCCAGATGTAGAAGAAGAGCTACGCAGCATTAACGAAGCATTGGAAGTACAGAGTCGCGGCGGGAGCTTCAAGTACCGTGAGCTGCTCACCAACGGGCCGTCACAGAACCTTCGCCGCTCTACTTTGGCCATGGTCTCTCAATTTTTCCAACAAATGTGCGGTATAAATCTCGTGACTTACTACGCAACTGCGATCTTTGAGAACTCTCTCGGATTCGGTCCAGAAATGGCACGTCTACTTGCGGCCTGTAATGGAACTGAGTACTTCATGGCGTCACTCATAGCGCTGCCACTCATTGAACGGACCGGTCGGCGGAAGCTGATGATAATCGGTGCCTCTGGGATGATGGTCTCGATGGCAATTCTAGCTGGCACTGTATCCACGGGCGAAATAATGGAAAACGGAGCACCTAAGCTGGAGACACAATATGGTGTCACGGCAACTGTGTTCTTATTTGTTTTCAATTCTTTCTTCGCCATTGGCTGGCTGGGAATGACCTGGCTGTATCCAGCCGAAATCACAAACCTTCGCATTCGCATTCAGGCCAATGCCCTGTCCACCAGTTCCAACTGGATGTCCAACTTCCTTATTGTCATGATCACTCCACCCGCTTTCGCGAACTTGGGATACCAGACATACATAATTTTCGCGGTCTTCAATGCTGCACTTATTCCGTGCgtttatctcttcttccctgagACCAAGGGCCGCACgcttgaagagctggatGTGGTCTTCGCAAGTGCTAACGCTCAGGGCATCTCGCCTGTGAAACAGAGCTTGCAGATGCCGAAGTTGGCTGGTGACAGTCTAGACAGAGAATTGGCGCGCTACTTTGGTACGAGTAGTGATGAAGAGACTTCGAGGGAGAAGTAG
- a CDS encoding UMTA methyltransferase family protein: MSLTLALEWPSLSCISRRNVSSSLSNNRQPNDEEEQDRMDLAHHVYRLLLGGALHLAPIKNDVQRVLDLGTGTGIWAIDFADEHPSAQVIGTDLSPIQPRWVPPTCSFEIDDFECDWLYTRPFDFIHARELEGCIGNDLKFFKQAFKHLVPGGYFEVQAVTSPFLSDDDTLDKAPNAQEWMDNLVKGLRKFGKPADNVPGWKDKLKDAGFVDVHQEIRKLPIGPWPKDPKLKEIGKYQGVQELQVIDSYTPAIFSRILGWSHEEIQILIAKVKRELRDPSIHLYLPVYFIYGRKPV; encoded by the exons ATGTCGCTGACTCTAGCGCTAGAATGGCCGTCGTTATCATGCATTTCGCGAAGGAACGTATCTAGTA GTCTTTCTAACAACCGACAGCCgaatgatgaggaggagcaAGATCGCATGGACCTGGCCCACCATGTATATCGCTTACTTCTCGGAGGCGCTCTCCACCTCGCTCCGATTAAGAATGATGTCCAGCGAGTCCTGGACCTCGGCACTGGAACCGGCATCTGGGCAATAGACTTTGCAGA TGAACATCCATCCGCACAGGTTATTGGAACGGATCTAAGTCCTATACAGCCTAGATG GGTTCCGCCAACTTGCTCATTTGAGATCGATGACTTCGAATGCGATTGGTTGTATACCAGACCATTTGACTTTATACATGCCCGTGAACTGGAGGGCTGCATAGGCAACGATTTAAAGTTCTTTAAGCAAGCATTCAAACATCTAGTCCCCGGGGGGTATTTCGAAGTTCAAGCAGTCACGTcaccttttctttccgaTGATGATACATTAGACAAGGCCCCAAATGCCCAGGAATGGATGGACAATCTTGTGAAGGGGTTACGGAAATTTGGCAAGCCAGCTGATAATGTCCCTGGCTGGAAAGACAAGCTGAAAGATGCTGGTTTCGTCGATGTACACCAGGAGATCCGCAAG CTCCCAATTGGACCGTGGCCTAAGGATCCTAAGTTAAAGGAGATTGGAAAATACCAAGGTGTTCAGGAGCTTCAGGTCATTGACTCTTACACTCCTGCTATCTTTTCACGCATCCTTGGCTGGAGCCACGAGGAGATTCAAATTTTAATAGCAAAGGTCAAGCGTGAGTTGAGggatccatccatccatttATATCTGCCGGTCTACTTCATATATGGAAGAAAGCCTGTATGA
- a CDS encoding putative acyl-CoA dehydrogenase (unnamed protein product), whose translation MESGPRHATVDRGHITKPERLENTYTSDTSLQRALSWYLPAQKLEQAQPQLVELGEEAISDQIREWSADAERHQPYVKGFNVWGQRYDYDRLITSEGWKQLGKWGARHGVVSLGYEPTYGAERRLVQYAVNYLYSPSSGLYSCPVSMSDGAALVLNQERKNVAADHPFQTAYQKLISKKEDYWTSGQWMTERAGGSDVQNTETWATYSPLSHRSKASNGLDEGDYLINGFKFFSSATDANIALMLAKTPSGKLSTFLAPLRKTIVGEDGKPRVVTNGVRIHRLKNKLGTKELPTAELELKDMRAHLVGTVDHGVMAIAPLLNITRTHTFIGSLAAWRRAISITKSFAKVRTTVGEPLWLIPMHLSLLADLEVKHRGAMNLAFFTVAVMGVVENNGVSTPAAHLPTKGKEAQVVFRALTAIAKAVISKNAIAGIQECQEGMGGVGYMDEPDEPEFNIARLLRNTAVNSIWEGTTNVLASELVRFLVKRDNLTIFSAWFERTLALITTPEFASALKQIWSDFLSRIKATSEPRFILADARRVMFTLAWILCGALLALDAERDGDGVTTEIARRWILSGEGGVGDMVWRDIISVQRTASAGPSSITNEHLRWDCRIAWGVELPAKQVSGHRSFQGTGSKL comes from the exons ATGGAGTCTGGACCTCGTCACGCCACTGTGGACCGTGGACATATCACGAAGCCTGAGCGGTTGGAGAACACATATACTTCCGATACCAGTCTCCAACGAGCTCTGTCCT GGTACCTTCCGGCGCAGAAGCTAGAGCAGGCTCAGCCACAATTGGTAGAGTTGGGTGAGGAAGCTATCTCCGATCAGATTAGGGAGTGGAGTGCGGATGCCGAGAGACATCAGCCATATGTGAAAGGATTCAATGTCTGGGGTCAGCGATATGACTATGACCGATTGATTACTAGCGAAGGGTGGAAGCAGCTGGGTAAATGGGGTGCTCGGCACGG TGTCGTATCGTTGGGATATGAGCCTACCTATGGGGCCGAGAGACGATTGGTTCAGTATGCTGT AAACTACCTTTATTCTCCCTCATCGGGGCTTTATTCCTGCCCCGTTAGTATGTCTGATGGAGCCGCGCTTGTTTTGAACCAGGAGCGCAAAAATGTAGCCGCGGATCACCCCTTCCAGACGGCGTATCAGAAGTTAATCTCTAAAAAGGAGGACTATTGGACCTCCGGCCAGTGGATGACTGAAAGAGCAGGAGGCAGCGATGTTCAAAACACCGAGACCTGGGCCACGTATTCGCCTTTGTCGCATAGGTCGAAGGCCTCGAACGGGCTCGATGAAGGTGACTACCTAATCAACGGGTTCAagtttttttcttccgcCACCGATGCTAATATCGCTCTGATGCTTGCTAAAACGCCATCAGGAAAGCTTAGCACTTTCCTTGCGCCGTTACGGAAGACCATCGTCGGGGAAGACGGCAAGCCTCGAGTGGTCACCAATGGTGTCCGAATCCATCGTTTGAAGAACAAGCTAGGGACCAAGGAATTACCAACGGCGGAGCTGGAGCTGAAAGACATGCGCGCTCACCTGGTCGGCACCGTCGATCATGGTGTCATGGCTATTGCACCATTACTCAACATCACTCGTACCCATACATTTATTGGATCGCTTGCCGCATGGCGACGTGCTATTAGTATCACCAAGAGCTTTGCTAAGGTCAGAACCACGGTCGGCGAACCATTGTGGCTCATTCCCATGCACTTGAGCCTACTCGCAGACCTGGAGGTGAAACATCGGGGCGCGATGAACCTCGCGTTTTTCACGGTTGCTGTCATGGGCGTGGTGGAAAACAACGGGGTCTCCACTCCTGCGGCGCATCTGCCcaccaagggcaaggaagcaCAGGTAGTATTCCGGGCTTTGACAGCCATCGCTAAGGCCGTGATTAGCAAGAACGCAATTGCGGGGATTCAAGAATGCCAAGAGGGAATGGGCGGGGTTGGATACATGGATGAACCGGACGAGCCGGAGTTCAACATCGCTCGACTGCTACGGAACACTGCTGTGAACTCCATTTGGGAGGGAACTACTAATGTGCTGGCTAGTGAACTCGTTCGCTTCCTTGTCAAACGGGATAATCTAACTATATTCTCGGCTTGGTTCGAGCGCACGTTGGCGTTGATTACGACGCCTGAGTTCGCGAGCGCATTGAAACAAATATGGTCTGACTTCCTTTCTCGGATTAAAGCCACCAGTGAGCCGCGGTTCATTCTGGCGGATGCTCGCCGAGTCATGTTTACCCTTGCCTGGATACTCTGTGgtgctcttcttgctctggaCGCCGAGCGAGATGGCGATGGCGTTACGACCGAAATTGCACGACGGTGGATCTTGTCCGGGGAAGGCGGTGTTGGCGACATGGTTTGGCGAGACATTATCAGTGTCCAGCGTACTGCGAGTGCAGGGCCATCATCGATAACCAACGAACATCTGCGCTGGGACTGTCGCATTGCCTGGGGGGTGGAGTTGCCAGCGAAGCAAGTGTCGGGCCATCGGTCGTTTCAGGGAACCGGCTCGAAGTTGTGA
- a CDS encoding C6 transcription factor Prf: MATHPGQPSIDPENPPSQSECPTQPPTGHSDHDAANYPFYKRNACTTCRRMKSKCDMAKPACGTCSRFNRTCAYETTRKKSGPKRGYTAVFGSRLAQVEALLSAQMPSILGSQNPSAPLPGAWVDRASHPNLSSTGSFQDTMEETDPTASSTERAYTEPSVGLDSISLGLEEPLPDQDVIDDLYRIYFEDVHIYMPIIHRQRHLSALNYAPDSRPPVCLQYMIWCHAALVSEKYDTLHTAFYERARKYAEADEMKGYGGGILSLAHAQTWLLITAYEYKMMFFPRAWLSCGKACRLAIMLGLHHLDSPSPQIKQCFTPSIDWVEKEERRRVFWTTFCIDKFATIGTGWPVGINETEAMTNLPASEEAFITGDSEPTVPLSDVLDGEGLSTLSPSASIAFVSCIFGRITNHLRLPQSQDDDDYSTGGFWQRHRSCDEILLHFALTMPTHLRLPIGIGDPNIIFCNIALHTAVICLHQAAIFKAEWNNITEYPIVQSRLRCSAAAHQILEVIKMVGPINMGKVNPFVSFCLYVAARVYVQHLKLHPEDTEAHSAFQFFRSVIHTLKTTNPLAESFLFQLDVDSEGGSFQGLRLPTNNFPVEMLTPRNL, from the exons ATGGCAACCCATCCTGGTCAACCATCCATTGATCCGGAGAATCCTCCATCCCAATCGGAATGTCCCACACAGCCTCCTACAGGGCATAGTGACCATGACGCAGCCAATTACCCGTTCTATAAGCGGAACGCCTGTACAACATGCCGACGGATGAAGTCCAAATGTGATATGGCAAAGCCTGCTTGTGGAACTTGCTCTAGGTTTAACCGGACATGCGCCTACGAGACGACGCGGAAGAAAAGCGGTCCGAAGCGAGGATATACAGCGGTCTTTGGGTCTCGATTAG CACAGGTGGAAGCGCTGCTTAGCGCCCAAATGCCTAGTATTCTCGGAAGTCAAAACCCCTCCGCCCCGCTTCCAGGTGCATGGGTAGATAGAGCTAGTCACCCTAATCTGAGCAGTACTGGTTCTTTCCAAGACACGATGGAAGAAACCGATCCCACAGCATCAAGTACCGAAAGGGCATATACAGAACCCAGCGTTGGGTTAGATAGTATTAGTTTAGGGCTAGAGGAACCTCTCCCGGATCAAGATGTTATCGATGACCT GTACCGGATCTACTTTGAAGATGTTCACATCTACATGCCGATTATACATCGTCAAAGGCACCTCTCTGCGTTGAATTATGCGCCTGATTCCCGGCCCCCAGTCTGTCTTCAATACATGATCTGGTGCCATGCTGCCCTTGTCAGCGAAAAATATGATACTTTACATACAGCTTTCTACGAAAGAGCCCGCAAGTACGCCGAGGCGGATGAGATGAAAGGCTATGGAGGAGGGATCCTCTCTTTAGCACATGCTCAGACATGGCTTCTTATCACCGCGTACGAGTACAAGATGATGTTTTTTCCCAGGGCTTGGTTAAGTTGTGGAAAGGCATGTAGACTCGCAATTATGCTGGGGCTGCATCACCTAGATAGCCCAAGTCCTCAAATCAAACAGTGCTTCACACCTTCCATAGATTgggtggagaaagaagagcgaCGGAGGGTCTTCTGGACGACCTTCTGTATCGATAAATTTGCCACCATTGGGACAGGGTGGCCTGTTGGGATCAATGAGACAGAG GCCATGACAAATCTTCCCGCGAGTGAGGAAGCCTTTATTACAGGCGATTCAGAGCCAACGGTACCCCTTAGTGATGTTCTAGATGGTGAGGGGCTCTCAACACTGTCTCCTTCCGCAAGCATCGCCTTCGTGTCTTGCATCTTCGGACGGATCACAAACCATCTTCGTCTCCCTCAGTCGCAGGACGACGATGATTATAGTACTGGAGGCTTCTGGCAGCGACACAGATCATGCGATGAGATTTTGCTCCATTTTGCTCTGACCATGCCAACTCATCTGCGTCTTCCCATTGGGATAGGCGATCCCAATATTATCTTTTGCAACATTGCTCTTCACACGGCTGTCATATGCCTTCACCAAGCTGCAATATTCAAGGCGGAGTGGAACAACATAACAGAGTACCCCATTGTTCAAAGCAGGTTAAGGTGCAGTGCTGCTGCACATCAAATTCTGGAGGTTATCAAGATGGTTGGTCCTATCAACATGGGCAAA GTGAATCCTTTTGTGTCATTCTGTCTCTATGTGGCAGCACGCGTATACGTTCAGCATCTCAAGCTTCATCCTGAAGATACAGAAGCTCATTCTGCTTTCCAATTCTTCCGCTCAGTTATCCATACCCTCAAAACTACAAATCCCTTAGCGGaatcctttctcttccagttaGATGTTGACAGTGAGGGAGGGTCATTCCAAGGCCTTCGGCTACCGACAAACAATTTCCCTGTTGAGATGCTTACTCCTAGAAATCTATAG
- a CDS encoding thioesterase family protein has protein sequence MNPIKRYFIQHTPQSSYKPHINMTSTLSHVLNVWDAQRANSPIYALLLDNITITDASPGTIHANLPIAKNHTNSKGGLHGTLTACLVDWAAGMAIASQGASYTGVSTDLHVSYLSSAKEEEILEITGRAMKVGGTLAYVSVEIEKVKGNGDRVVVATGLHTKYVRKTD, from the exons ATGAACCCCATAAAGA GATATTTCATTCAACATACTCCCCAATCCTCATATAAACCACATATCAACATGACCTCCACACTCTCCCATGTCCTCAACGTCTGGGACGCGCAACGCGCCAACAGCCCCATCTACGCCCTCCTGCTGGACAATATCACCATCACCGACGCCTCGCCGGGGACAATCCATGCCAATCTACCAATAGCCAAGAATCATACAAACTCTAAAGGAGGTCTACATGGCACGCTGACCGCGTGTCTTGTCGACTGGGCGGCGGGCATGGCTATCGCGTCGCAGGGCGCCAGTTATACCGGCGTGAGCACTGATCTGCATGTTTCGTATCTCTCGTcggcgaaggaggaggaaattcTGGAGATTACAGGACGGGCGATGAAAGTCGGGGGAACGCTGGCGTACGTGTCGGTAGAGATTGAGAAGGTGAAGGGAAATGGGGACCGGGTGGTGGTCGCGACTGGGTTACATACGAAGTATGTACGCAAGACGGACTGA
- a CDS encoding flavin oxidoreductase/12-oxophytodienoate reductase (NADH-dependent flavin oxidoreductase, putative), which produces MHTPDYVEPAQGISYFTPAQNPPAGTAANPQTNGQKVPKLFQPFTVRGVTFQNRLGLAPLCQYSAEDGHMTDWHVAHLGGIAQRGPGLMMIEATAVQPEGRITPQDVGLWKDSHIAPMKRVIEFVHSQGQKIGVQIAHAGRKASTIPPWMSGAVVASEQAGGWPENVKGPSDIPFADSFPKPKAMTKADIEEFKNAWAAACKRAIAAGADFIEIHNAHGYLLSSFLSPASNNRTDEYGGSFENRIRLPLEIAQLTRDTVGPDVPVFLRVSASDWLEEVLPEQSFNVNETVKFAQALVAQGAVDLIDISSGGVHAAQKVKSGPGFQVPFAVAVKKAVGDKMLVSAVGAITNGKQANQLLEEEGIDVALVGRGFQKDPGLAWTFAQHLDTEISMANQIRWGFTRRGGTPYIDPSVYKPSIFD; this is translated from the exons ATGCATACCCCCGACTACGTCGAGCCCGCTCAGGGCATCTCCTACTTCACTCCCGCTCAGAACCCCCCCGCCGGAACAGCCGCCAACCCCCAGACCAACGGCCAAAAGGTCCCTAAGCTCTTCCAGCCCTTCACCGTTCGCGGTGTCACCTTCCAGAACCGCCTGGGT CTGGCCCCATTGTGCCAATACTCCGCCGAAGATGGCCACATGACCGACTGGCACGTCGCGCATCTGGGCGGTATCGCCCAGCGCGGCCCAGGACTCATGATGATCGAAGCCACGGCCGTACAACCGGAAGGCCGAATCACGCCCCAGGACGTGGGTCTCTGGAAAGACAGCCACATCGCGCCGATGAAGCGCGTCATCGAATTCGTGCACAGCCAGGGCCAGAAGATCGGTGTGCAGATCGCACACGCAGGTCGCAAGGCCAGTACCATTCCGCCGTGGATGTCGGGCGCTGTCGTCGCCTCCGAGCAAGCGGGCGGATGGCCCGAGAATGTCAAGGGCCCTAGCGATATCCCCTTCGCTGACTCGTTCCCCAAGCCCAAGGCCATGACGAAGGCTGATATTGAGGAGTTCAAGAACGCTTGGGCGGCGGCTTGTAAGCGGGCTATTGCTGCGGGCGCGGATTTCATTGAGATTCATAATGCCCATGGGTATCTGTTGTCGAGTTTCCTGTCGCCGGCGTCGAATAACAGGACCGATGAGTATGGTGGTTCGTTTGAGAATCGGATTCGTCTGCCTTTAGAAATCGCCCAGTTGACTCGCGATACGGTCGGTCCTGATGTTCCTGTTTTCCTGCGTGTGTCTGCCTCCGATTGGCTCGAGGAGGTGCTTCCCGAGCAGAGCTTCAATGTCAACGAGACGGTCAAGTTCGCTCAGGCGCTCGTCGCCCAGGGTGCCGTGGATCTGATCGATATCAGCTCCGGTGGTGTGCACGCCGCGCAGAAGGTCAAGTCCGGTCCTGGATTCCAGGTTCCCTTCGCTGTGGCTGTGAAGAAGGCCGTTGGCGATAAGATGCTTGTTTCCGCCGTCGGTGCCATCACCAACGGTAAGCAGGCCAACCAGTTgctcgaggaggagggtATTGATGTAGCGCTTGTCGGACGTGGATTCCAGAAGGACCCCGGTCTGGCTTGGACTTTCGCCCAGCATCTCGATACCGAGATCTCGATGGCGAATCAGATTCGTTGGGGATTTACCAGACGTGGTGGTACTCCTTATATTGATCCTTCGGTTTACAAGCCGTCGATCTTTGATTAG
- a CDS encoding putative transporter, translated as MFWKTARTIQYAQIFLVIAPAFILYGYNQAGLSALLDLPDVIRYFPQIDTVNTHGAKKAENSTIQGLINACLQLGTLVGALSCSMTGDALGRRKAIFVAGICAVAGQILQCTAFSLRRFTVGRIILGAGVGQLSVIVPLWQAESSSAGNRGRKVITAGIFICMGFLLSSWINVGFSKAPLPPLQWRVSLAIPVLLCSIICISILTFPKSPRWLVQKHRITDAAEALAKLNGMSSDDEHVQYEICRIRDSLEGGPKVSIKDVFNRNDQNRLIYRFALCLVIQTLQQLVGGNLILIYTTSIFESNLHLQGDIPAIVAASSLTWKFLCSFIAFFAVDRLGRRWLFVLSGTGMSICMVAMAAATSFPVSNHAASIVAAVFIFIFNIFCPIGFLGETFSTALRLPLPTYERPCPPYQPVMLSSTRVARARTRMLKEKLPEPSKENLLNGWNNTIPQIPHQQEHHVQHPGTKNDMISASGYMEVSHSHYWTAPSKGI; from the exons ATGTTCTGGAAGACAGCGAGGACAATCCAGTATGCACAAATATTTCTTGTTATAGCTCCAGCTTTTATCCTATACGGCTACAACCAAGCTGGCCTTTCGGCGCTCCTCGATCTCCCGGATGTGATCCGCTACTTTCCCCAGATTGACACCGTCAACACACATGGAGCCAAGAAGGCAGAGAATTCAACCATCCAGGGTCTCATCAATGCTTGTTTACAACTAGGAACCCTTGTTGGTGCATTGTCCTGCTCCATGACTGGTGATGCACTTGGCCGTCGAAAGGCCATCTTCGTCGCTGGGATCTGCGCCGTAGCTGGTCAGATTCTCCAATGCACGGCATTTTCACTTCGTCGGTTTACCGTGGGACGTATCATACTGGGCGCCGGGGTCGGCCAATTGAGTGTTATTGTGCCACTGTGGCAAGCGGAAAGCTCTTCTGCTGGTAACCGTGGACGTAAGGTCATTACCGCTGGCATCTTTATTTGCATGGGGTTTCTACTTTCCAGCTGGATCAACGTAGGCTTCAGTAAGGCCCCCTTACCACCACTGCAGTGGCGGGTTTCGCTGGCAATTCCCGTTTTACTTTGCTCCATTATCTGCATCTCCATTTTAACCTTTCCTAAATCCCCTCGCTGGCTCGTCCAGAAACACCGCATCACAGATGCAGCAGAAGCCCTCGCGAAGCTCAATGGCATGTCCAGCGATGATGAGCATGTCCAATATGAGATATGCCGAATCAGAGATTCGCTAGAGGGAGGCCCAAAAGTCTCCATTAAGGATGTATTCAACAGGAACGATCAGAACCGGCTCATATACCGGTTCGCATTATGCCTCGTAATACAAACACTCCAACAACTCGTGGGCGGGAATTTGATTTTAATCTACACAACGAGTATCTTCGAGAGTAACTTGCACCTTCAAGGTGATATCCCAGCAATCGTGGCCGCCAGTTCCCTTACCTGGAAGTTCCTTTGCTCTTTTATAGCATTTTTTGCAGTCGACCGTCTAGGAAGACGGTGGCTCTTTGTCCTAAGTGGGACTGGAATGTCGATATGTATGGTCGCCATGGCCGCTGCCACGAGCTTTCCTGTATCAAACCATGCTGCGTCTATTGTTGCAGCCGTCtttatattcatattcaaTATTTTCTGTCCAATCGGTTTCTTGGGGGAAACATTTAGTACTGCACTGAGATTGCCCCTGCCCACCTACGAGCGGCCATGTCCTCCATATCAACC GGTGATGCTCAGCTCAACGCGGGTGGCACGAGCGAGGACAAGGAtgctgaaggagaagttGCCAGAGCCGAGCAAAGAGAATTTGCTTAATGGCTG GAACAATACTATTCCCCAAATTCCCCACCAACAGGAGCACCACGTGCAGCATCCAGGAACCAAAAATGATATGATCAGCGCGTCTGGCTACATGGAAGTGTCACATTCGCATTACTGGACAGCCCCGTCCAAGGGTATATAA